A genomic window from Pseudanabaenaceae cyanobacterium SKYG29 includes:
- the rplB gene encoding 50S ribosomal protein L2, with product MAVRPLKPYTPSTRQVQLASFEEITKSKPEKSLVISLHRKKGRNNRGVITCRHRGGGHKRLYRIIDFKRNKRNMPAKVIAIEYDPNRSARIALVQYEDGEKRYILHPKGLAVGATIMAGENAPFEVGNALPLYAIPLGTIVHNVELYPGRGGQLARSAGSGVQIAAKEGDYVTLKLPSTEVRMVRRECYATIGQVGNTDHSNESLGKAGRTRWRGRRPVVRGSAMNPVDHPHGGGEGCCPIGRPSPVTPWGKPTLGYKTRKKGKPSDALIVRRRRKASKRGKGGRSA from the coding sequence ATGGCAGTCCGTCCTTTGAAGCCCTACACTCCCAGTACTCGCCAGGTACAGTTGGCTTCCTTCGAGGAGATTACCAAATCCAAGCCAGAGAAATCCCTAGTCATCAGTCTCCATCGCAAGAAGGGGCGTAATAATCGGGGTGTCATTACCTGTCGGCACCGCGGCGGTGGGCACAAGCGTCTCTATCGGATTATTGACTTCAAACGCAACAAGCGCAACATGCCGGCGAAGGTCATAGCTATTGAGTATGACCCCAACCGCAGTGCCCGCATTGCCCTGGTGCAGTACGAAGATGGGGAAAAACGCTATATTCTCCATCCCAAGGGTTTGGCGGTGGGGGCAACGATTATGGCAGGGGAAAATGCCCCCTTCGAGGTTGGCAACGCTCTGCCCCTCTACGCTATTCCCCTAGGCACGATCGTGCACAACGTGGAGTTGTATCCCGGGCGGGGTGGTCAACTAGCCCGATCGGCGGGGTCAGGGGTGCAAATTGCCGCCAAGGAGGGGGATTACGTCACCCTGAAGTTGCCTTCTACAGAAGTGCGCATGGTGCGGCGGGAATGTTACGCCACGATCGGTCAAGTAGGCAATACTGACCACAGTAATGAAAGCTTGGGTAAGGCAGGGCGGACTAGATGGCGGGGTAGAAGACCCGTAGTGCGGGGTTCAGCCATGAATCCAGTGGATCACCCCCACGGTGGTGGCGAAGGTTGTTGTCCCATTGGTCGCCCCTCCCCTGTTACCCCTTGGGGTAAGCCCACCCTGGGCTATAAAACCCGCAAAAAAGGCAAACCCAGTGATGCTTTGATTGTCCGTCGTCGCCGCAAGGCATCTAAGCGGGGCAAGGGCGGACGCAGTGCCTAG
- the rplD gene encoding 50S ribosomal protein L4 — MLAIKNWQGETIGEVAFSLTVAKPHTARDLVYRALNRQLANARQGTACTKTRAEVRGGGRKPWRQKGTGRARAGSTRSPLWRGGGVIFGPKPRDYSINMNRKERRLALRTALMSRIADFVVVTDFSEHLPQPKTRELAAALQRWGLAPKQKALMILHETPEAVILSARNIANLVSLRANQLNIFDILNADKIVITVPSLDVIKQTYEPTKEVAHG, encoded by the coding sequence ATGTTAGCAATTAAGAATTGGCAGGGGGAAACGATCGGGGAGGTAGCTTTTTCCCTGACGGTGGCTAAGCCCCACACAGCGAGGGATTTGGTCTATCGTGCCCTTAACCGCCAGCTAGCCAATGCGCGGCAAGGCACCGCCTGTACCAAAACTAGGGCGGAAGTTAGGGGGGGTGGACGCAAACCCTGGCGGCAAAAGGGGACTGGCAGAGCGAGGGCAGGTTCTACGCGCTCTCCCCTCTGGCGCGGTGGCGGTGTGATTTTTGGTCCCAAGCCCAGGGATTACTCTATCAATATGAACAGGAAGGAGCGGCGCTTAGCTCTGCGCACGGCTTTAATGAGTCGGATTGCTGATTTTGTGGTGGTAACGGATTTCAGTGAACACCTGCCCCAGCCCAAGACCAGGGAACTAGCAGCAGCCCTACAACGGTGGGGTTTGGCACCGAAACAAAAGGCATTGATGATTTTGCACGAAACCCCCGAAGCGGTAATCCTATCGGCACGGAATATCGCCAACCTTGTCTCCCTGCGGGCGAACCAGTTAAATATTTTCGACATCCTCAATGCGGACAAGATTGTGATCACTGTCCCTTCCCTGGATGTGATTAAACAGACTTACGAACCCACCAAGGAGGTGGCCCATGGGTAG
- a CDS encoding TetR/AcrR family transcriptional regulator, producing MPKVVDHGAYRRELLGQCLKLFAAKGYGSLTMRQIAEHLGISTGTLYHYFPSKEALFEQLLDHVSGEHIEKAMPEILATADVRTRIVRLFHHITCHEEECQQEALIFLNHLFSSNREEVRKVYAKVNERYRQAAKAIVQLEDEDLANLLSCLIDGLVINRIYDNTIDYQRIGAILGEMLAVYLQHRREREERQQCTNYG from the coding sequence ATGCCTAAGGTAGTGGATCACGGTGCCTATCGGCGGGAGTTGTTGGGGCAGTGTCTCAAGTTATTTGCTGCCAAGGGCTACGGCAGTTTGACCATGCGGCAGATTGCTGAGCATTTGGGGATTTCCACGGGTACCTTGTATCACTACTTTCCTAGCAAGGAAGCCTTGTTTGAGCAGTTACTCGACCATGTATCGGGGGAGCACATAGAAAAAGCGATGCCAGAGATTTTGGCAACTGCGGATGTGCGCACTAGGATTGTCCGTCTATTCCACCACATCACTTGCCACGAGGAAGAATGTCAACAGGAAGCGTTAATCTTTCTCAATCATTTGTTTTCTTCTAACCGAGAGGAGGTGAGGAAGGTCTATGCCAAGGTAAACGAGCGCTATCGGCAGGCAGCCAAGGCAATTGTCCAGTTAGAGGATGAAGACTTAGCTAATTTATTGTCCTGTCTGATCGATGGTTTGGTGATCAACAGAATCTACGACAACACGATCGATTATCAAAGGATTGGTGCCATCTTGGGGGAAATGTTGGCAGTCTATTTGCAGCACAGAAGAGAGCGGGAGGAGAGGCAGCAATGCACAAACTATGGTTGA
- the rpsC gene encoding 30S ribosomal protein S3: protein MGQKVNPNGLRLGIIRPHLSQWFAQGERYATLVEEDFYIRSYITKTLSAAGIAQIYIERKADQADIEIRTARPGVVVGRGGAGIDQLRQGLMKFLASKKAEYCLERSGTSQIRINVVEVTRVDAEAPLIAEYIVQQIERRVAFRKVVRQAIQRAQRAGVQGIKVQISGRLNGAEIARSEWVREGRVPLHTLRADIDYDYKTARTIYGIIGVKVWIFKGEIMPGREELPPPGQQPRRSKRKNRPQFEDRSGAEG from the coding sequence ATGGGACAGAAGGTTAATCCCAACGGGCTGCGCTTGGGAATTATTCGCCCCCACCTCTCCCAATGGTTTGCCCAAGGGGAGCGCTACGCCACGCTGGTGGAAGAAGACTTTTACATCCGCAGTTACATCACCAAGACCCTGAGTGCAGCGGGTATTGCCCAAATTTACATCGAACGCAAAGCCGACCAAGCAGATATAGAAATCCGTACTGCCCGCCCTGGCGTGGTAGTGGGCAGGGGGGGAGCTGGTATCGATCAACTGCGCCAAGGTTTAATGAAATTTCTCGCCAGCAAAAAAGCGGAGTACTGCCTAGAGCGATCGGGTACCAGTCAAATCCGCATTAATGTGGTAGAAGTCACCCGCGTTGATGCGGAAGCTCCCCTGATTGCCGAGTATATCGTACAACAAATTGAACGGCGGGTAGCTTTTCGGAAGGTGGTACGTCAAGCCATTCAAAGGGCACAGCGGGCAGGGGTGCAAGGCATCAAGGTACAAATCAGTGGGCGCTTAAACGGCGCAGAAATTGCCCGATCGGAGTGGGTGAGGGAAGGGCGTGTCCCCCTGCATACCCTCAGAGCCGATATTGACTACGACTACAAAACTGCCCGCACCATTTACGGCATCATTGGTGTCAAGGTGTGGATATTCAAGGGAGAGATCATGCCTGGTCGGGAAGAACTGCCCCCGCCGGGACAACAGCCCCGCCGATCGAAGCGGAAAAACCGACCGCAATTTGAAGACCGTTCTGGAGCAGAAGGATAG
- a CDS encoding J domain-containing protein produces MQNFRNYYDILGVPRTATTEEIKRAYRRLARKYHPDVNPGDKAAEEKFKDVSEAYEVLSDPVKRQQYDRFGQYWRQGGFQGAPTGRAPSGVGVDPFEDIDFSQYSDFQEFVDQLLGRFRTPGSSSRYTEYRPPTNLRRDEEAILNLPLDRAYQGGRERIRLADGRSLEVNMPAGVMSGQRIRLRGQGANGGDLYLKIVLQPHPFFTLDGYDVYCKLKISPSEAVLGAQVEVPTLSGVVKLTVPPGVQSGQQLRLANKGFPKGDGTYGDQYAEIAIVVPKNPTARERELYEQLMRVQSFNPRENLVKSR; encoded by the coding sequence ATGCAGAACTTCCGCAACTACTACGACATCCTTGGTGTGCCCCGCACGGCAACAACTGAAGAAATTAAACGTGCCTATCGGCGGCTGGCGCGTAAGTATCATCCGGATGTTAACCCTGGGGACAAGGCAGCAGAAGAAAAGTTCAAAGATGTCAGTGAAGCCTACGAAGTTCTCTCTGACCCTGTCAAACGGCAACAATACGATCGGTTTGGGCAGTATTGGCGGCAGGGGGGGTTCCAGGGTGCGCCTACTGGTCGTGCCCCTAGCGGCGTGGGAGTTGATCCCTTTGAGGATATTGACTTTAGCCAATACAGCGATTTTCAAGAGTTTGTTGACCAGTTACTGGGGCGCTTCCGCACTCCAGGTTCGTCCTCCCGCTACACGGAATATAGACCCCCCACCAACCTACGCCGTGACGAAGAAGCAATCCTTAATCTGCCCCTCGATCGGGCTTACCAAGGGGGGAGAGAACGGATTCGTCTGGCGGATGGGCGTTCCCTAGAAGTGAATATGCCGGCGGGGGTGATGTCAGGGCAGAGAATTCGGTTACGGGGACAGGGGGCTAACGGCGGTGACCTTTACTTGAAGATTGTTTTGCAGCCCCACCCCTTCTTTACCCTTGATGGCTATGATGTGTACTGCAAACTAAAAATTTCTCCCAGCGAGGCAGTCCTAGGGGCGCAGGTAGAAGTGCCTACCCTCAGTGGGGTGGTGAAATTGACTGTTCCCCCTGGCGTACAGTCCGGACAGCAGCTCAGGCTAGCTAACAAGGGTTTCCCCAAAGGCGACGGTACCTACGGCGACCAGTATGCAGAAATTGCCATTGTTGTACCTAAGAATCCTACTGCCCGTGAACGGGAACTCTACGAACAGCTAATGCGTGTGCAGTCCTTTAACCCCCGCGAAAATTTGGTCAAGTCCCGCTAA
- a CDS encoding HlyD family efflux transporter periplasmic adaptor subunit, with protein sequence MHKLWLTGTTGVTVVAAIGLAVFYFAPRPQTVVASVAAEPVQVVALGRLEPESGIINVAVPNFLANDRVAVLRVKEGDRVARGDVIALLDSHSRLQSLREKALRQVEVARAKLRQVQAGAKKSEIEAQAAEIERLQAQLAGELAEQQATLARLTAEVQNAQIEYDRYRALVQDDVVSQSIADNKLLTLQTAKANLEQAKSARQRLIQTLRAQIAEAEATKRRIAEVRPVDVAVAQAELQEAQANLKQIETDLELSIVRAPVGGEVLKIHTYPGEAVSQQGIVELGSTDWMVAVAEVYQSDIGRVALGQKATVTGEAFRGSVQGQVTAIGLQVDRQSILSAQPGEKLDRRVIEVKVTLDEAGSKKVRHLNNLQVVVAIAP encoded by the coding sequence ATGCACAAACTATGGTTGACAGGGACGACTGGTGTTACCGTTGTAGCAGCGATCGGTCTGGCAGTCTTTTATTTTGCCCCTCGACCCCAGACGGTTGTTGCCAGTGTAGCGGCAGAACCAGTGCAAGTGGTAGCCCTAGGCAGACTGGAACCAGAGTCAGGCATTATCAATGTTGCCGTGCCTAACTTTTTGGCTAACGATCGGGTAGCAGTTTTGCGGGTGAAAGAGGGAGACAGGGTAGCAAGGGGGGATGTGATTGCTTTATTAGACAGCCACAGTCGTTTGCAATCCTTGCGGGAAAAAGCCCTAAGGCAGGTGGAGGTAGCAAGGGCGAAATTGCGCCAGGTGCAGGCAGGGGCAAAAAAATCGGAAATCGAGGCGCAGGCGGCAGAGATTGAACGTTTACAAGCTCAGTTGGCGGGCGAGTTGGCAGAACAGCAAGCTACCCTAGCCCGTCTAACCGCAGAGGTACAAAATGCCCAGATTGAGTATGACCGCTATCGTGCCCTGGTGCAAGATGATGTAGTTTCCCAATCCATCGCTGACAATAAATTGCTAACTTTACAGACTGCTAAAGCCAACCTGGAGCAGGCAAAATCCGCGCGTCAACGCTTGATTCAGACGCTACGGGCACAAATTGCGGAAGCAGAAGCCACAAAAAGACGGATTGCGGAAGTACGTCCTGTCGATGTGGCAGTAGCACAAGCGGAACTGCAAGAGGCACAGGCCAATCTCAAGCAGATAGAGACTGACTTGGAGTTGAGCATAGTACGTGCGCCCGTGGGGGGAGAGGTTTTGAAAATCCATACCTACCCTGGGGAAGCAGTTAGTCAGCAGGGCATTGTGGAGTTGGGGAGTACCGATTGGATGGTGGCAGTGGCAGAGGTCTATCAATCGGACATTGGGCGGGTAGCCCTTGGTCAGAAAGCCACAGTTACGGGGGAAGCCTTTAGGGGTTCAGTGCAGGGGCAAGTGACAGCCATTGGTTTACAAGTCGATCGGCAGAGTATCCTCAGCGCCCAACCGGGGGAAAAATTGGACCGGCGGGTGATTGAAGTAAAAGTTACCTTGGATGAAGCAGGGAGTAAAAAAGTACGACATCTCAACAATTTGCAGGTGGTAGTAGCAATTGCGCCATGA
- the rplP gene encoding 50S ribosomal protein L16, whose translation MLSPKRTKFRKQQRGRMCGAATRGNEVDFGEYAMQALEPSWITSRQIESARRAMSRYIKRGGKIWIRIFPDKPVTKRPAETRMGSGKGAPEFWVAVVKPGRVMFEIAGVSEEVAKEAIRLAAAKMPMKTRFIKREE comes from the coding sequence ATGTTAAGTCCCAAGCGCACTAAGTTTAGGAAACAACAGCGGGGCAGGATGTGCGGTGCTGCCACCCGGGGCAACGAAGTGGACTTTGGCGAATACGCCATGCAAGCCCTGGAACCCTCATGGATTACTTCCCGCCAAATTGAATCCGCGCGCCGCGCCATGAGCCGCTACATCAAACGGGGGGGCAAAATCTGGATTCGGATTTTCCCTGATAAACCAGTAACCAAGCGTCCCGCTGAAACCCGCATGGGTTCGGGCAAAGGGGCACCGGAATTCTGGGTAGCAGTGGTCAAGCCAGGCAGAGTCATGTTTGAAATTGCTGGTGTGAGTGAAGAAGTAGCTAAGGAAGCCATCCGTCTGGCTGCAGCTAAGATGCCCATGAAAACTCGCTTCATCAAACGGGAGGAGTAA
- a CDS encoding DevA family ABC transporter ATP-binding protein, which yields MGATTPIIAIRNLHHYFGTGELKKQVLQDICLEIYPGEIVILTGPSGSGKTTLLTLVGGLRSVQAGSLQILGEEMLGAPPQKLIAVRRNIGYIFQGHNLLSFLSAKQNVRMALELHDREFCQDMDAKAIAMLEQVGLGQRVDYYVEQLSGGQRQRVAIARALVAQPKIVLADEPTAALDKKSGRDVVTIMHKLAKERGSAILLVTHDNRILDIADRIIHMEDGKITAGG from the coding sequence ATGGGCGCTACTACACCCATAATTGCTATACGCAATTTACATCATTACTTTGGGACAGGTGAACTCAAAAAACAAGTCCTACAGGATATTTGCCTAGAGATTTATCCAGGGGAAATCGTCATTCTTACGGGTCCTTCTGGCTCAGGCAAGACAACTTTGTTGACCTTAGTAGGGGGATTGCGATCGGTACAAGCAGGGAGTTTACAGATTTTAGGGGAAGAAATGCTAGGTGCTCCTCCCCAGAAATTAATTGCAGTCAGGCGCAATATTGGCTACATTTTCCAGGGTCACAATCTGTTGAGTTTTCTGTCAGCTAAACAAAATGTACGCATGGCACTGGAGTTACATGACCGAGAATTTTGCCAAGACATGGATGCCAAAGCAATTGCCATGTTGGAACAGGTGGGATTAGGGCAGCGGGTTGACTACTATGTAGAGCAATTATCAGGGGGGCAAAGACAGAGAGTAGCGATTGCCAGAGCCTTGGTAGCACAGCCTAAAATCGTTTTAGCGGATGAACCGACGGCGGCTTTGGATAAAAAATCAGGACGAGACGTGGTGACGATTATGCACAAACTAGCGAAGGAAAGGGGCAGCGCTATTCTGCTCGTTACCCACGACAATCGCATTTTAGACATAGCCGATCGGATTATTCACATGGAAGATGGCAAGATTACAGCAGGGGGTTAG
- the rplV gene encoding 50S ribosomal protein L22 — protein sequence MLLAENEVPAVAKYIRMSPNKVRRVLDQIRGKSYREALIILEFMPYRACDVVTKVLRSAVANAEHNNGMDKTKLMISQAYADMGPSLRRFRARAQGRAYPIRKPTCHITIVVKPMEEESNGTEG from the coding sequence ATGCTCCTAGCAGAAAACGAAGTGCCCGCTGTGGCGAAATACATTCGGATGTCTCCCAACAAGGTTCGGCGGGTGTTGGACCAAATTCGCGGCAAAAGCTATCGTGAAGCGCTAATTATTCTGGAGTTCATGCCCTATCGTGCCTGTGATGTGGTGACCAAGGTACTGCGCTCGGCAGTGGCTAACGCCGAACACAACAATGGTATGGACAAAACCAAACTGATGATTAGCCAAGCCTATGCCGACATGGGACCCAGCCTGCGCCGTTTCCGTGCCCGTGCCCAGGGGCGTGCCTACCCCATCCGTAAGCCTACTTGTCACATCACGATCGTGGTCAAACCTATGGAGGAGGAGAGCAATGGGACAGAAGGTTAA
- a CDS encoding TldD/PmbA family protein → MNTELEGRVRELLQKHAQRVDFLVVRLEQSQGTNIVLRSGKVETLSTGTSIGGQIRACCRGGWGFASFNDLETLPQKLEQTIEAARWLGQGETHLAPVAPVQAEVQLTPPNGEITLAQKLELCQHYDSLLWQPHISSTTVRYGDSSQTVLIITSEGTSIKQSWSDWEMRFAATARGGEQVQTARETIGSRHSFTDLVNYDNSVIKCAQRAAAALQFPMIQGGTYTVVIDPILAGLFVHEAFGHLSEADMVYENPDMLEVMTIGRKFGCDDLQIFDGAAPLGDGKIHRGSYAYDDEGVPATVTQLIKDGVLVGRLHSRETAGKLGEQPTGNARCLDYHYPPIVRMTNTWIGRGTTPVADLMHDIPLGVYAANWKGGMTNGEMFTFTAGEAWMIRNGKLAEPVRDVTLSGNVFQTLADIEAIGDDFHWDESGGCGKGGQNGLAVGCGAPSLRIRNVVIGGTSA, encoded by the coding sequence ATGAACACAGAACTGGAAGGGCGGGTCAGGGAATTACTCCAGAAACATGCCCAGCGGGTGGATTTTTTAGTGGTACGGCTAGAGCAATCCCAGGGTACTAATATTGTCCTGCGCAGTGGCAAGGTGGAAACCCTCAGTACGGGTACCAGCATTGGCGGACAGATACGTGCCTGCTGCAGAGGTGGCTGGGGTTTTGCCAGCTTCAATGACCTAGAGACCTTACCCCAAAAGCTAGAACAGACGATCGAGGCAGCTCGCTGGCTAGGACAAGGAGAGACCCACCTAGCCCCTGTAGCACCAGTACAAGCAGAGGTACAGCTCACCCCCCCCAATGGTGAAATTACTTTAGCCCAGAAACTGGAACTATGTCAGCACTATGACTCCCTGTTGTGGCAGCCCCACATCAGCAGTACCACTGTCCGCTACGGTGATAGTAGTCAAACTGTGCTAATCATCACTTCCGAGGGTACCAGCATCAAACAGTCCTGGTCGGATTGGGAAATGCGGTTTGCTGCCACCGCCCGTGGGGGGGAACAGGTCCAGACTGCCAGAGAAACGATCGGTTCCCGCCACTCCTTCACTGATCTAGTCAACTACGACAACTCAGTGATTAAATGTGCTCAAAGGGCAGCGGCTGCCTTGCAATTCCCCATGATCCAGGGGGGCACCTATACGGTGGTAATCGACCCCATCCTAGCGGGATTATTTGTCCACGAAGCCTTTGGCCATCTATCAGAAGCGGACATGGTCTATGAAAATCCCGACATGCTAGAAGTGATGACGATCGGGCGGAAATTTGGCTGTGATGACCTACAGATATTTGACGGCGCTGCCCCCCTTGGGGATGGCAAGATTCATCGGGGGAGTTATGCCTACGACGACGAGGGAGTTCCTGCTACCGTCACGCAACTAATCAAGGATGGGGTATTAGTGGGCAGGCTACATTCCCGCGAAACAGCTGGCAAACTAGGGGAACAACCCACTGGCAATGCCCGTTGTTTAGACTACCACTATCCGCCCATCGTGCGCATGACCAACACCTGGATTGGCAGGGGTACAACTCCCGTAGCAGACCTGATGCATGACATTCCCCTGGGAGTCTATGCTGCCAACTGGAAGGGGGGTATGACCAACGGTGAGATGTTCACCTTTACGGCAGGGGAAGCCTGGATGATCCGCAACGGCAAGCTAGCAGAACCAGTAAGGGATGTGACCCTCTCTGGCAATGTGTTTCAAACCCTCGCTGATATTGAAGCGATCGGGGATGACTTCCACTGGGATGAGTCGGGCGGTTGCGGCAAAGGGGGACAAAATGGACTGGCAGTGGGGTGTGGTGCCCCCAGCTTGCGCATCCGCAATGTCGTGATCGGCGGAACATCTGCCTAG
- the devC gene encoding ABC transporter permease DevC, which produces MVLLKTDCRPNFFTKWLKRTPVAWLQLMREKNRLLVAIAGITFADFLMFMQLGFQDALYDSCRTPYQALDTDIVLASSDYKTIARTESTFRSRLYQAQGIPGVKSVTPVYLDVAKWRNPLTREARTILVFGVNPDHAPFLDPEIKANLHKVRPLNALLFDRASRSEFGPIPQMFSQQRTVQTELGVRLVTVTGLFSLGASFAFDGNVIVSDTTFHNIFPNRHPDRMDLGLIRLQPGADVKKVQAQLRQFLPPEVLVLTKAEMAEVEVRYWAESTPIGFIFGLGVGIGFVVGVAIVYQILYSDVVDHLSEYATLKAMGYSNLSLLSILFQEALLLAVLGYIPSLFISIGFYQLTRIATFLPMGMSLAKASLVFGLTVLMCLSSAAISSQKLLAADPADIF; this is translated from the coding sequence ATGGTTTTACTGAAGACAGACTGCCGCCCTAATTTCTTCACCAAGTGGCTTAAGCGCACCCCTGTCGCTTGGTTGCAACTGATGCGGGAAAAAAACCGCCTGTTAGTGGCGATCGCGGGCATCACGTTTGCGGATTTTTTGATGTTTATGCAGTTGGGCTTTCAGGATGCTCTCTATGACAGTTGTCGCACTCCCTACCAAGCCCTAGATACTGACATTGTTTTAGCCAGTTCCGACTACAAAACCATCGCTAGGACAGAAAGTACGTTCCGCAGCAGGCTCTATCAAGCCCAAGGGATACCGGGGGTAAAGTCGGTCACCCCAGTGTACTTAGACGTAGCTAAGTGGCGCAATCCCCTCACGAGAGAAGCCCGTACCATCCTGGTGTTTGGTGTCAATCCTGACCACGCTCCCTTCCTTGACCCTGAGATTAAAGCCAATCTACATAAAGTTCGTCCCCTCAATGCTTTGCTATTCGATCGGGCAAGTCGATCGGAGTTTGGTCCCATCCCACAAATGTTTAGTCAACAAAGGACAGTGCAAACTGAACTAGGAGTTCGGTTAGTAACTGTGACTGGTTTATTTTCTCTGGGGGCTTCCTTTGCCTTTGATGGCAATGTGATTGTCAGTGACACGACGTTCCACAACATATTTCCCAATCGCCACCCCGATCGCATGGATTTGGGGTTAATCCGTTTGCAGCCAGGGGCGGATGTCAAAAAGGTGCAGGCACAACTGCGGCAATTCTTACCCCCGGAGGTGCTGGTGTTAACCAAGGCAGAAATGGCGGAAGTGGAGGTAAGGTATTGGGCAGAATCCACACCGATCGGTTTTATTTTTGGTTTGGGGGTGGGAATTGGTTTTGTCGTGGGAGTGGCAATTGTGTATCAAATTCTGTACTCCGACGTAGTTGACCATCTATCCGAGTATGCCACCCTCAAAGCAATGGGTTACTCCAACCTGAGTTTGTTGTCCATCCTTTTCCAGGAGGCACTACTGTTAGCAGTATTGGGCTACATCCCCAGTTTGTTTATTTCCATCGGATTTTATCAACTGACCAGAATTGCTACATTTTTGCCGATGGGCATGAGCTTAGCCAAGGCTAGTTTAGTTTTTGGTTTGACAGTGCTTATGTGCCTGAGTTCTGCTGCTATCTCTTCCCAGAAATTACTGGCCGCTGACCCCGCCGATATTTTTTAG
- the rpsS gene encoding 30S ribosomal protein S19, with translation MSRSLKKGPFVADHLLSKIEKLNAKGEKQVIKTWSRASTIVPEMIGHTIAVHNGKQHVPVYITDQMVGHKLGEFAPTRTYRGHVKADKKAKR, from the coding sequence ATGTCGAGATCCCTCAAAAAAGGACCGTTTGTAGCAGACCACCTGCTGAGCAAAATCGAAAAGCTCAACGCCAAAGGCGAAAAACAGGTGATTAAGACTTGGTCACGGGCATCCACGATCGTGCCTGAAATGATTGGCCATACAATTGCAGTCCACAATGGCAAGCAACACGTGCCAGTTTACATCACTGACCAGATGGTAGGGCATAAGTTAGGGGAGTTTGCCCCTACCCGCACCTATCGGGGTCATGTCAAAGCGGATAAAAAAGCAAAGAGGTAG
- the rplC gene encoding 50S ribosomal protein L3 codes for MAVGILGTKLGMTKIFDSEGNAVPVTVVQAGPCPITQIKTIEKEGYNSIQLGYGAIKEKNLNRPQKGHLQKAGVEPVRHLREFRVADASQYKLGQALDVSQFQVGQLIDVIGTSIGRGFAGYQKRHHFGRGPMSHGSKNHRLPGSVGAGTTPGRVFPGMRMAGRMGGKRVTVKKLTLVDIDVEKNLLIIKGAVPGKPGSLVSVVPAKLVGRPKQGQ; via the coding sequence ATGGCTGTCGGGATTCTCGGCACAAAGCTGGGCATGACCAAAATCTTTGACAGTGAGGGCAATGCTGTCCCTGTGACTGTGGTGCAGGCTGGTCCATGTCCGATTACCCAAATTAAAACGATCGAGAAGGAAGGTTACAACTCGATCCAGCTAGGTTACGGGGCGATCAAGGAAAAAAATCTCAATCGCCCACAAAAGGGACACTTACAGAAGGCGGGGGTGGAACCAGTGCGGCACTTACGGGAATTCCGCGTAGCAGATGCCAGCCAGTACAAGTTGGGTCAAGCCCTTGATGTCAGCCAGTTCCAGGTAGGTCAGCTAATTGATGTGATTGGCACCAGTATTGGGCGGGGGTTTGCCGGTTATCAAAAGCGCCACCACTTTGGACGCGGTCCCATGTCCCACGGGTCGAAAAACCACAGGCTGCCAGGTTCCGTAGGGGCTGGCACTACTCCCGGTCGTGTTTTTCCTGGTATGCGTATGGCAGGTCGCATGGGCGGTAAGCGAGTCACTGTCAAAAAGCTCACCCTAGTGGATATAGATGTGGAAAAGAATCTTCTAATTATCAAGGGAGCAGTACCTGGTAAGCCCGGCAGCTTAGTCAGTGTTGTACCCGCTAAACTAGTCGGTCGCCCTAAGCAGGGTCAGTAG
- a CDS encoding 50S ribosomal protein L23, giving the protein MGRKVQTEFDQRRLADIIHRPLVNEKATLLLESNKYTFEVDPTANKYEIKAAIEFLFNVKVTKVNTHNLPPRAKRVGRFAGHRPQYKRAIVTLASGNSINLFPEV; this is encoded by the coding sequence ATGGGTAGAAAGGTACAGACGGAGTTTGACCAACGGCGGCTAGCTGATATTATCCATCGTCCCCTGGTCAACGAGAAGGCAACGCTCCTGCTAGAGAGCAATAAGTACACGTTTGAGGTGGACCCCACCGCTAATAAGTATGAGATCAAAGCAGCGATCGAGTTTCTTTTTAATGTCAAGGTGACTAAGGTCAACACCCACAATCTGCCCCCCAGGGCAAAACGGGTTGGTCGCTTTGCGGGGCACCGTCCCCAGTACAAACGGGCGATCGTGACCTTAGCTAGCGGCAACAGTATCAACCTATTCCCTGAGGTGTAA